Proteins encoded in a region of the Salvelinus fontinalis isolate EN_2023a chromosome 17, ASM2944872v1, whole genome shotgun sequence genome:
- the LOC129813846 gene encoding uncharacterized protein LOC129813846 isoform X3: MQRERKERTETQPAVPPRPTEEELKDIALHDRLKKRETDDNQANRNMMPSERKGKTAETPVVPPRPTEEEINRPARRGQQNTKKDNPDQCDDECLKEGESLFPVVKEEGEDKDEGEAVVKPTDSTSAKMREPTRHNPFMPRGAGGKGKTKKREPQQGASGSDSTENKGGNKSLFDQLEVFRINPAEPEQQQNMDSLMEWWSTVEQWEDMPQEDDMTEKEEAKVFAVTAEKVQKGIRVFNKLFSERAESLWQHVIDLNSIADALDCFNKKTKIAQITGGSTSAVGGVCTIVGLALAPVTFGTSLIVTAVGLGVATAGGLTTAGAGISNTVNNSMDRKKVEAIVTDYQEKITDINKCMLFIKQGIESLRRFDLLKMKKHAYNRDFPGLNNIYEDGAMAGKAILINANEMMRVVQIANVAGSTAARAVQIASMATGVLTGLFVGMDIYFVAKDSKELKKGAKSEFAAKIREVATQLHDGLVELNGIRVELQSSDPGNTNETNTQNTDNTNYSKKTDVSDDNIDNYKTSDNKSIVDNSNTSDNSYKTRKF; the protein is encoded by the exons GCTAACCGTAATATGATGCCGAGTGAGAGGAAAGGGAAAACTGCTGAAACTCCAGTGGTTCCTCCTAGACCCACAGAAGAG GAGATAAACAGACCAGCCAGACGTGGTCagcaaaatacaaaaaaagacaATCCG GACCAATGTGATGATGAATGCCTTAAAGAGGGTGAATCTCTCTTCCCGGTGgtaaaagaggagggagaggacaagGACGAAGGAGAGGCCGTGGTTAAACCTACAGATAGCACATCA GCCAAGATGCGAGAACCCACGAGACACAATCCATTCATGCCACGCGGTGCTGGAGGCAAG GGTAAAACCAAGAAGCGTGAACCCCAGCAGGGAGCTTCAGGCAGTGACTCAACAGAG AACAAAGGTGGAAATAAATCATTATTCGACCAATTGGAGGTATTCCGTATTAATCCAGCGGAGCCAGAGCAGCAG CAGAATATGGATAGCCTGATGGAGTGGTGGAGCACAGTGGAGC AGTGGGAAGACATGCCTCAAGAGGATGACATGACTGAAAAAGAGGAGGCCAA GGTGTTTGCAGTGACAGCTGAGAAGGTGCAGAAAGGTATCCGTGTGTTCAACAAGCTGTTCTCAGAGCGTGCAGAGAGCCTGTGGCAGCACGTCATTGACCTTAACAGCATTGCAGACGCCCTCGACTGTTTCAACAAGAAGACTAAGATCGCTCAAATCACTGGCGGTTCCACCAGTGCGGTAGGAGGCGTATGTACCATTGTAGGCCTCGCCCTGGCCCCTGTCACCTTCGGAACCTCCCTGATTGTCACGGCGGTGGGGCTGGGCGTGGCCACGGCGGGCGGCCTCACCACGGCTGGAGCCGGAATCTCCAACACGGTCAACAACTCCATGGACCGCAAGAAGGTGGAGGCCATCGTGACGGACTACCAGGAGAAGATAACCGACATCAACAAGTGCATGCTGTTCATCAAGCAGGGAATTGAGAGTCTGCGCAGGTTCGACCTACTGAAGATGAAGAAGCATGCATACAACCGTGACTTCCCGGGCCTCAACAACATCTACGAGGATGGCGCCATGGCTGGAAAGGCCATCCTCATTAACGCCAATGAGATGATGCGTGTGGTGCAGATAGCCAACGTGGCGGGCAGCACCGCGGCCAGAGCTGTCCAGATTGCCAGCATGGCCACCGGAGTGCTCACCGGCCTCTTTGTGGGcatggacatctactttgtggccAAGGACTCCAAGGAGCTGAAGAAGGGAGCCAAGTCAGAGTTTGCAGCCAAGATCAGGGAGGTGGCGACCCAGCTGCATGATGGACTGGTGGAGCTCAATGGCATACGGGTTGAGCTGCAGTCCTCAGATCCAGGCAACACCAATGAGACTAACACCCAAAACACAGATAATACCAATTACAGTAAAAAAACGGACGTCTCTGATGACAATATTGACAACTATAAAACCTCTGACAACAAAAGCATTGTTGACAACAGCAATACTTCAGATAACAGCTATAAGACCAGAAAATTCTAA